The following DNA comes from Fervidibacillus albus.
GTTTGTCGCGAAGTACGGAAAAAATATGAAATGCCGATCATTATGTTAACCGCGAAAGATTCGGAAATTGACAAAGTATTAGGTCTCGAATTAGGGGCGGATGACTACGTAACGAAACCGTTCAGCACGAGGGAATTGTTGGCAAGGGTAAAAGCAAATATCCGAAGACATAAACAAGTGACACAGGCGGTTGAACAAAACGAATCGAATGAAATCGCCATCGGTTCCCTCGTTATCCATCCCGATGCGTACATGGTGTCGAAACGGGGAGAAAAAATAGAACTTACCCATCGAGAATTTGAACTGTTGTACTATTTAGCGAAACATTTAGGTCAAGTTATGACCCGGGAGCATCTTTTGCAAACGGTATGGGGTTATGACTATTTCGGTGATGTACGGACGGTAGATGTCACCGTTCGTCGCCTCCGTGAAAAGATTGAAGACAATCCGAGTCATCCTGATTGGCTCGTTACCCGAAGAGGCGTTGGGTATTATTTGAAAAATCCTGAACAGGAGTAATTAGGATGAAAATACGACCGACCATATCTTCCATTCGATTAAAATTTATTTTGTTTTTCGTATTACTTATATTAATTGCAATGCAAATCATCGGCGTTTACTTTGTTCAAGAGTTGGAAAATCGATTGACGGACAATTTCAAAAATTCCATTTTAGAGCGGATGAACTTCCTTATTTATAATTTGGAACAGGAATTTTTAAAAGACCGGGATGAAGAAGGAAGCACGACACTGGAAGCCGATATTCGCAATATTTTAATGGAAAATAGTGCAGAAGATATTTCCGAAATACAAGTGATTGATTCAAGCTTAAAAATTATTGCATCCTCTAATGAAAATAACCAAGAGATCGTTGGGAAGAGAACGACGGATAAACTTGTTACCGGTTCGTTAAATTCGGAAGAAAAAATTGACGACGTAGTCATTGATCCGATCAGTGGAAGAATATGGCGATTGTACATTCCAATGAAAGTGAACGGAGAAATGGTTGCCGTTGTTTATGTCGAGGGGGAAATAGAACAAGTTTATGACCAAATTCGGGTGATAAATGGAATATTGATTACCGGTACGGTGATTGCCCTTGTCATCACCGCAATCATTGCCGTATTCATCGCTCAAACGATTACAAGGCCGCTAACAGATATGAAAAAACAGGCCCAAGCGATGGCTAAGGGGAATTTTTCTCGTAAAGTAAAAGTATACAGTCATGATGAAATCGGACAATTGGCAGAAACCTTTAACCATTTAACAAAAAAATTACAAGATGAACAAGCAAAAACGGAAAGTGAAAAACGGAAATTATCATCTATATTAACGTACATGACGGATGGAGTTATATCTACCGATCGAAAGGGTCGGGTAATATTAATCAATGAAGCGGCGGAAAAAATGTTAAATGTATCCCAAGAGGAAGTCATTTTAAAGCCGGTTGTCGAACTGTTAGGGATCGAAGAAAAATATACGGTTGAGGCATTGTTAAAGGAACAAAACTCAATCATTTTAGATTACAGCACGGAAAAAAATCCGTATATTTTACGGGCAAATTTCTCTGTCATTCAAAAGGATACCGGTTTGATGAACGGGTTAATCGTCGTTTTACACGATATTACCGAACAGGAGAAAATAGAAGTGGAACGCCGGGAATTCGTCGCCAACGTCTCCCACGAATTACGAACACCTTTGACGACAATGAGAAGTTATTTAGAAGCGCTGTCGGAAGGTGCGTGGAAAGAGAAGGAATTGGCACCAAAGTTTATCAATGTAACGCAAAATGAAACGGAGCGGATGATTCGTCTCGTCAACGCCTTATTGCAACTTTCGAAAATGGACAGTAAAGATTATCGACTAAATAAAGAATGGGTGCATTTTATCGAGTTTGTGAACCGAATCATCGACCGTTTTGAAATGACGAAGGAAAAGGGAATTACCTTCGTTCGTCGATTTCCAAAATATCCCGTATATGTTGAAATCGATACTGATAAAATTACTCAAGTGATGGATAATATTATTTCGAATGCTTTAAAATATTCACCAAACGGTGGCCAAGTTACTTTTAAACTAATCGTTTATCATGAATGTGTTGAAGTTCGTGTATCCGATCAAGGTGTCGGGATCCCGAAAGAAAGCATTAACCGGATATTCGATCGATTTTACCGAATTGATAAAGCAAGATCGCGGCAAATGGGTGGAACCGGCCTTGGCTTAGCGATTGCAAAAGAAATGGTCCAAGCCCACGGAGGAAAAATATGGGCAACGAGCATCGAAGGAAAGGGAACGACCATTCATTTTACCCTTCCTTACGACCGTGAACAAGAGGATGATTTTTAATGAAAATGGAAACAATCAAATCGATTATATTAACCGTTCTCGTTTTATCTAGTATACTTTTATTTTGGATCATTGTTACGTATCAACAAAACTATGATTCCATCGATCGACAAGAATATGTAAAAGAAATTAATATTGATCAAGAAAAGAGTTTGAAACAATTAATTATCCCGAATAAATTGATTTTTCGTGAAAACGGAACGGAATTCACAGGCACCGAACAAATTGAACAGATTGAAAATTTATATCAATATTTGGGAGAATGGGATTTTTACAATTTCCAATCGAATCCCGAAGAATTTGCAGATCGATTTGAAAATCAATCCGATACGGATGCGATTGTTTTCCAATTTTCAGACGACATTCCTTTTCAAATCATTAATTCCTTGTTCAATCTCGATGCGAAAACTGTACCGATCGGTAGTTTTCGGTATATTTTCATTTTCCCAGACCAATTGAATGAAGAAGAAGGCACTTTATTTTTCGTGCCGTCCGATATGAGTTCTGCTGTAAAGGCAGGGGTTCGGTATAGTCAATTAAATGAATTTCTCACCCTTTATCAAGAAATGACCGAAGAAAGTGATCCGTATTATGTGTATAAAAAGGAAGACGGATCGTATTTATTCATATTAAATCGTGAAGTGGAAGTGAACGATTCCCGATTTATTCCGGGCTATTTTGATACGGATTTATTTAAAGACGCCCTTTTTCCCGATCCGAATTTTGTGACGAAAAATGGAAATCGGTATACGGACGGTTCGAGCTTGCTTGATATTTTTTCAGACACAAAGACTGTTTCCTATGTAAATTTAACCGTGCAGCTAAATGGGTTGATTTCTTCCGAAGATTTAATTAAAAAAGCAGTCGATTTTGTCAATGGGCATAGTGGATGGACGGATCAATATTTATTCACTCGATATGAACTAAAAATGCAACGAATTATTTTCCAAAAGTATATGCAAGATTATCCTGTGTTTAGTCATTTCGGATCGAGTGAAATTTCCCTCGAAATTAGCGATCAGGGGGTTTATTCCTACGAACGTCCATACTTTAAGTTTAACATCTCCTTTAATCCGACGTTCCAAACATACCGATTACTTTCAGGTGAAAATGTATTGCAACTACTTGATGAAAATGACTCCGTCGATTTAAAAGAAATCGAAGACGTATTAGTCGGTTATCAATTAACATTCGATGAGGCAGAGCAGCTAATCATTCTCGAACCGTCTTGGTTTTATCGAACGGATGATGGATGGGAAAAGGTGAATAATGCAAGTGTAAAAGTGGGAGGGGTGGC
Coding sequences within:
- a CDS encoding YycH family regulatory protein codes for the protein MKMETIKSIILTVLVLSSILLFWIIVTYQQNYDSIDRQEYVKEINIDQEKSLKQLIIPNKLIFRENGTEFTGTEQIEQIENLYQYLGEWDFYNFQSNPEEFADRFENQSDTDAIVFQFSDDIPFQIINSLFNLDAKTVPIGSFRYIFIFPDQLNEEEGTLFFVPSDMSSAVKAGVRYSQLNEFLTLYQEMTEESDPYYVYKKEDGSYLFILNREVEVNDSRFIPGYFDTDLFKDALFPDPNFVTKNGNRYTDGSSLLDIFSDTKTVSYVNLTVQLNGLISSEDLIKKAVDFVNGHSGWTDQYLFTRYELKMQRIIFQKYMQDYPVFSHFGSSEISLEISDQGVYSYERPYFKFNISFNPTFQTYRLLSGENVLQLLDENDSVDLKEIEDVLVGYQLTFDEAEQLIILEPSWFYRTDDGWEKVNNASVKVGGVADGLE
- the walK gene encoding cell wall metabolism sensor histidine kinase WalK, whose protein sequence is MKIRPTISSIRLKFILFFVLLILIAMQIIGVYFVQELENRLTDNFKNSILERMNFLIYNLEQEFLKDRDEEGSTTLEADIRNILMENSAEDISEIQVIDSSLKIIASSNENNQEIVGKRTTDKLVTGSLNSEEKIDDVVIDPISGRIWRLYIPMKVNGEMVAVVYVEGEIEQVYDQIRVINGILITGTVIALVITAIIAVFIAQTITRPLTDMKKQAQAMAKGNFSRKVKVYSHDEIGQLAETFNHLTKKLQDEQAKTESEKRKLSSILTYMTDGVISTDRKGRVILINEAAEKMLNVSQEEVILKPVVELLGIEEKYTVEALLKEQNSIILDYSTEKNPYILRANFSVIQKDTGLMNGLIVVLHDITEQEKIEVERREFVANVSHELRTPLTTMRSYLEALSEGAWKEKELAPKFINVTQNETERMIRLVNALLQLSKMDSKDYRLNKEWVHFIEFVNRIIDRFEMTKEKGITFVRRFPKYPVYVEIDTDKITQVMDNIISNALKYSPNGGQVTFKLIVYHECVEVRVSDQGVGIPKESINRIFDRFYRIDKARSRQMGGTGLGLAIAKEMVQAHGGKIWATSIEGKGTTIHFTLPYDREQEDDF
- the yycF gene encoding response regulator YycF, coding for MAKKILVVDDEKPIADILQFNLKKEGYDVYCAYDGEEALRKVEEIKPDLILLDIMLPERDGMEVCREVRKKYEMPIIMLTAKDSEIDKVLGLELGADDYVTKPFSTRELLARVKANIRRHKQVTQAVEQNESNEIAIGSLVIHPDAYMVSKRGEKIELTHREFELLYYLAKHLGQVMTREHLLQTVWGYDYFGDVRTVDVTVRRLREKIEDNPSHPDWLVTRRGVGYYLKNPEQE